A single window of Sander lucioperca isolate FBNREF2018 chromosome 22, SLUC_FBN_1.2, whole genome shotgun sequence DNA harbors:
- the pdap1a gene encoding pdgfa associated protein 1a, protein MPRGGKRGHKGRGKQFSNPEEIDRQMKAQKELDENPGAEKVDSADSEEESSSDDDTERKRSGVEGLIEIENPNRVSQKSKKVTELDVSAPRELSRREREEIEKQKSKERYMKLHLEGKTDQARADLARLAIIKKQREDAAKKRDELRKDAEDSKAKR, encoded by the exons ATGCCACGGGGCG GGAAAAGAGGCCACAAGGGCAGGGGGAAGCAGTTCAGCAACCCTGAGGAGATAGACCGACAGATGAAGGCACAGAAAGAGTTG GACGAAAATCCTGGTGCAGAGAAGGTGGACTCTGCCGATTCTGAGGAAGAGAGCAGCAGTGACGACGATACCGAG aggaagaggagtgggGTGGAGGGCCTTATAGAGATTGAGAATCCCAACCGTGTGTCTCAGAAGAGCAAGAAGGTGACTGAATTAGACGTCAGTGCTCCCAGAGAGCTGTCTCGCCGGGAGAG AGAGGAGATCGAGAAGCAGAAATCAAAGGAGCGCTACATGAAGCTCCATCTTGAGGGGAAGACTGACCAGGCCAGGGCCGACCTGGCCAGACTGGCCATCATCAAGAAACAGAGGGAGGATGCTGCCAAGAAGAGAGACGAACTCAGGAAAG
- the cby1 gene encoding protein chibby homolog 1 isoform X1: MFEYAAETLLTDLKKSLKMPLFGNTFSPKKIPPRKSASLSSLHTLDRSTREIELGLEYGPPAMNLGGQSWKFEDGQWISESGGNASGRELQRLKKRNVQLEEENNLLKLKIEVLLDMLTETTVEYHMIEKEVEDIKSQHRRKK, encoded by the exons ATGTTTGAATACGCTGCGGAAACGTTACTTACG GACCTTAAGAAATCACTCAAGATGCCGCTCTTTGGGAACACATTTAGTCCGAAGAAGATTCCACCTCGCAAATCTGCATCTCTGTCCAGCCTTCACACG TTGGATCGTTCAACAAGAGAAATTGAGCTAGGTCTTGAGTATGGACCTCCTGCAATGAACCTTGGCGGTCAGAGTTGGAAATTTGAAGATGGACAGTGGATATCAG AATCTGGTGGGAATGCGTCTGGTAGGGAATTGCAGCGGCTTAAGAAAAGAAATGTACAGCTGGAGGAAGAGAACAATCTCCTGAAACTTAAGATTGAAGTCCTTCTGGACATG TTGACAGAGACTACCGTAGAGTACCACATGATAGAGAAAGAAGTGGAGGATATAAAGAGTCAACATCGAAGGAAGAAATGA
- the cby1 gene encoding protein chibby homolog 1 isoform X2, protein MEDLKKSLKMPLFGNTFSPKKIPPRKSASLSSLHTLDRSTREIELGLEYGPPAMNLGGQSWKFEDGQWISESGGNASGRELQRLKKRNVQLEEENNLLKLKIEVLLDMLTETTVEYHMIEKEVEDIKSQHRRKK, encoded by the exons ATGGAG GACCTTAAGAAATCACTCAAGATGCCGCTCTTTGGGAACACATTTAGTCCGAAGAAGATTCCACCTCGCAAATCTGCATCTCTGTCCAGCCTTCACACG TTGGATCGTTCAACAAGAGAAATTGAGCTAGGTCTTGAGTATGGACCTCCTGCAATGAACCTTGGCGGTCAGAGTTGGAAATTTGAAGATGGACAGTGGATATCAG AATCTGGTGGGAATGCGTCTGGTAGGGAATTGCAGCGGCTTAAGAAAAGAAATGTACAGCTGGAGGAAGAGAACAATCTCCTGAAACTTAAGATTGAAGTCCTTCTGGACATG TTGACAGAGACTACCGTAGAGTACCACATGATAGAGAAAGAAGTGGAGGATATAAAGAGTCAACATCGAAGGAAGAAATGA
- the cby1 gene encoding protein chibby homolog 1 isoform X3, which translates to MPLFGNTFSPKKIPPRKSASLSSLHTLDRSTREIELGLEYGPPAMNLGGQSWKFEDGQWISESGGNASGRELQRLKKRNVQLEEENNLLKLKIEVLLDMLTETTVEYHMIEKEVEDIKSQHRRKK; encoded by the exons ATGCCGCTCTTTGGGAACACATTTAGTCCGAAGAAGATTCCACCTCGCAAATCTGCATCTCTGTCCAGCCTTCACACG TTGGATCGTTCAACAAGAGAAATTGAGCTAGGTCTTGAGTATGGACCTCCTGCAATGAACCTTGGCGGTCAGAGTTGGAAATTTGAAGATGGACAGTGGATATCAG AATCTGGTGGGAATGCGTCTGGTAGGGAATTGCAGCGGCTTAAGAAAAGAAATGTACAGCTGGAGGAAGAGAACAATCTCCTGAAACTTAAGATTGAAGTCCTTCTGGACATG TTGACAGAGACTACCGTAGAGTACCACATGATAGAGAAAGAAGTGGAGGATATAAAGAGTCAACATCGAAGGAAGAAATGA